The Streptomyces spororaveus genome includes a region encoding these proteins:
- a CDS encoding 2'-5' RNA ligase family protein, with the protein MDDFFERVLTRTQAWPLGRSDLHWHILHDPTVVEEKLSGPYRELTSRPGLGRVEAQWLHTTLMHGGPMDEYKPGEVEAIIERVAEQCASISPFELTYERPAIGNVAVELAAHPGREARRLWEITTNVDAEVTGGRFPRMPSAYYPHASLAYGVAGSERPDRLTMKVLLSDHPGGPVTLPVDRISLVAQRHDARFITWTHIADVRLGTAS; encoded by the coding sequence GTGGACGACTTCTTCGAGCGGGTCCTCACCCGCACACAGGCGTGGCCCCTCGGCCGGTCCGACCTGCACTGGCACATCCTGCACGACCCGACTGTCGTGGAGGAGAAGCTGTCCGGCCCCTATCGGGAGCTGACCAGCCGCCCAGGACTGGGGCGCGTCGAGGCCCAATGGCTGCACACCACCTTGATGCACGGCGGCCCGATGGACGAGTACAAGCCCGGCGAAGTCGAGGCCATCATCGAGCGCGTGGCCGAACAATGCGCATCGATCAGCCCGTTCGAGCTGACCTACGAGCGGCCGGCGATCGGCAACGTGGCCGTGGAGCTGGCGGCACACCCAGGCCGGGAAGCCCGGCGTCTCTGGGAAATCACCACCAACGTCGACGCCGAGGTAACCGGAGGGCGGTTCCCCCGCATGCCCTCCGCGTACTACCCGCACGCGTCGCTCGCGTACGGTGTCGCCGGCTCCGAACGGCCGGACCGGCTCACGATGAAGGTCCTGCTGTCCGACCACCCCGGCGGACCCGTCACCCTGCCCGTCGACCGGATCTCGCTCGTGGCCCAGCGCCACGACGCCCGGTTCATCACCTGGACCCACATCGCCGACGTCCGGCTCGGAACCGCCTCGTGA